GCTGGACGCCACACCTGATGCGGTTTTTACCGAGCCCCTGCCCGAAGCGACGCTGCTGCTCTCCAGCCAGGCGCCGGGCGCGGACGATCGCAGTATGACGCTGTGCATATCCCAGCTGTTTAAACGCAGTGCGGACGAACGCATCGCCACCCATCACACACTGGGCGCGATGCAGCCCACGCTGGCGGTGCGCGCGGGCGATTTCAGCGCCTACACCCACTTTTACCTGCAGCTGCTTGGCAGCCGCAAAGGCGGCTATGTGCGACCCGCCGGCAACTATTTGACCACCTACCACCACGGCGACTTCGATTCGGTCAAAGGGAGCTACCAGCGTCTGCTTGCGCACGCGCACGCGCGTCATCTGGCCATCGGCGGTACGTTTTATGAGGAGACGGTGGTCGATCAGCTGGCGGTGCAGGACTACACGCAATACGTCTCCAAGCTGATGGTGCAGCTTTTATAGCGCGGGCAATTGGATATGCGATCAAAAAAGGGCGCCCGACCGGCATCGGGCGCCCTTTCTCTGAGCTATTTCTTACAGCACTTCCTGATCCGCGTAGAGCGGGAAGCGGGCGCACAGCGCCAGCACCTCGGCTTTGACCGGCTCGATGGCGCTATCCCCCTCTTTGATGACGCGCGCGACGAGGTCCGCGATCAGGCGCATCTCGTCCTCCTTCATGCCGCGCGTCGTCATGGCGGGCGTGCCCACGCGCACGCCGCTTGTGACCATAGGCTTGCGCGGGTCAAACGGGATGGCGTTCTTGTTGGTGGTGATGTTGGCCGCGTGCAGGCGGTGCTCCACGTCGCGTCCGGTCTGGTCCAGGCGCGTCAGATCGATCAGCATCATGTGGTTATCCGTGCCGCCGGAGACCAAGTCGATGCCGTTTTTGATGAATTGATCTGCCATGGCCTTGGCGTTGCGCACGATCTGGTGGGCGTATTCGTTAAATGCCGGCGTCATCGCCTCTTTGAAGCAGATGGCCTTGGCCGCGATGATGTGCTCCAGCGGGCCGCCCTGGATGCCGGGGAAGAACGCCTTGTCGATGGCCTTGGCGTACTGCTCCTTACACAGCACCATGCCGCCGCGGGGGCCGCGCAGGGTCTTGTGCGTGGTGGTGGTGACAAAGTCCGCGTAGGGCACCGGCGAAGGATGGTCGCCCGACGCGATCAGCCCCGCAATATGGGCCATGTCCATCATCATATAGGCGCCCACCTCATCGGCAATGGCACGGATTTTGGCAAAATCAATGATGCGGGGATAGGCGCTTGCGCCGCAGACGATCATTTTGGGCATGCTCTCCAGCGCGATGCGGCGCATCTCATCGTAATCAATGACCTGCGTTTTGGGGTCCACGCCATAGGAGACGAAGTGATACAGCTTGCCCGAGAAGTTGACCGGGCTGCCGTGGGTCAGATGCCCGCCGTGCGCAAGGCTCATGCCCAGAATGGTGTCGCCCGGCTGCAGCATGGCCTGGTAGACGCCCTGGTTGGCCTGGGAACCCGAGTGCGCCTGCACGTTGGCATGCTCCGCGCCAAAAAGTTCGCAGGCGCGCTTGCGCGCCAAATCCTCGCACACGTCCACCCACTCGCAGCCGCCGTAGTAGCGGTGATCAGGATAGCCTTCTGCGTACTTGTTGGTCAGGTGCGAGCCCGCCGCCGCCATGATGGCGGGGCTGACAAAGTTTTCCGAGGCGATCAGCTCAATGTGCGTGCGCTGACGCTCCAGCTCCCGCGCCATTGCCTCAGCCACTTCAGGATCAACCATGGCAATCGATTTTAAATCAATCATCTCGTTTTGTCCCCCATATCCCTATCGTTTTGTTTTCCCCGCATAGTGCTTGTCTAACGGAAGCAAATACACCCAAATTATAGCATACCGCCGCGAAAAAGAAAGGGCTTCTACGAACAAAATCCATTTGCTTCGCAGAAACCCTCGCCTTTTTTCTGTTCAGGCGCATTACAGGTTGCGCGCCACCATGTTCTGCAGCTCGCCCGGGTTGGCGCCGACAAGCTTATCGGCGATCTCCCCGTTTTTGAAGATGCACAGCGTGGGGATGGTCATCACGCGGAAGCGCGCGGCCAGGTCACTCGCCTCGTCCACGTTCACCTTGCCCACCTTGATCTTGCCCTCG
Above is a window of Maliibacterium massiliense DNA encoding:
- a CDS encoding MerR family transcriptional regulator, producing the protein MDYAQYYFTTGAFARLCNVTKHTLFHYDAIGVFSPAVHAPNGYRYYSALQYDVFCVITDLRELGMSLKEIKAYMDARTPGALIDLLARQQQAIDRKIARLKTQRRILAEKCIRLRQALDATPDAVFTEPLPEATLLLSSQAPGADDRSMTLCISQLFKRSADERIATHHTLGAMQPTLAVRAGDFSAYTHFYLQLLGSRKGGYVRPAGNYLTTYHHGDFDSVKGSYQRLLAHAHARHLAIGGTFYEETVVDQLAVQDYTQYVSKLMVQLL
- the glyA gene encoding serine hydroxymethyltransferase — protein: MIDLKSIAMVDPEVAEAMARELERQRTHIELIASENFVSPAIMAAAGSHLTNKYAEGYPDHRYYGGCEWVDVCEDLARKRACELFGAEHANVQAHSGSQANQGVYQAMLQPGDTILGMSLAHGGHLTHGSPVNFSGKLYHFVSYGVDPKTQVIDYDEMRRIALESMPKMIVCGASAYPRIIDFAKIRAIADEVGAYMMMDMAHIAGLIASGDHPSPVPYADFVTTTTHKTLRGPRGGMVLCKEQYAKAIDKAFFPGIQGGPLEHIIAAKAICFKEAMTPAFNEYAHQIVRNAKAMADQFIKNGIDLVSGGTDNHMMLIDLTRLDQTGRDVEHRLHAANITTNKNAIPFDPRKPMVTSGVRVGTPAMTTRGMKEDEMRLIADLVARVIKEGDSAIEPVKAEVLALCARFPLYADQEVL
- the trxA gene encoding thioredoxin, with the translated sequence MLNDQSKREEVKMAEAAVTLTSENFDAFVGGDAVLVDFWATWCGPCRMIGPYVEKIAAEGKIKVGKVNVDEASDLAARFRVMTIPTLCIFKNGEIADKLVGANPGELQNMVARNL